agatggtctactctgctgtgattggtctaccgtgaatgaggctcacgagctacagtgtttgggggagaagagtgaagttttcgcgggcagtcctggCAAAACGTAGGctgggactatatgtagtgacgtaaatccgtggcggttcgcgaatctgactagggacgactcgtgtacgtgattcagagtcgactcccttttttccaagccaataactttgttattcattcaccttcggatttacaacttggcagactgcttattttccaacacggcaacattacacactgcatgaaatgtaattttcatgatctcatgttatgtactctttaagcatCACATGCGGTTCATGCAACAACTCTTTAGAGCAAGCAATAAAGCAACATCCCAGTTAATTTTAGTACTGTCACATAATTGTTAAGTCTGGTCTTGAGGGTATCATTGTGGATTTTAAACtccattcaaatgtattttgtttcatACTTCCTCCCTTGCACAATGGGTAAAACCATGTTCACCTGGAATGAGGAAATCTGACCGTTTAGTTGATTTATATCCTTTTCTAccaatttcttctttttttctttgcatttgtATACTTTGATTACACTCGTGGCAGTCTGCCACAAAACAGCCCCTTAAAACAATCTTGCCTGCACAGCATTGTTATTGTGGGCAGCATACAATACAATGATCCATTCCAGATCACATATTAGCCCCATTGCTCAGATATCTCTGAAATCGAAGAGCTCGTACACTCCTCCATCCACGATCATTTAACCAAATCCAAATTCATTCATGGattaatttcaaatgttcaagtCAAACCGTTTCATGTTTTGCCTCAATTATCAGTTTGTCTTGTCAGTACACTCTGAACCTGATCTGTCCAAAACAACACAACGTGTACACAATACAACTATACTGTAAAATTTCAACCAGCTCAACCCAAAACCTAAGCTCATAAATTTACCCCAATCTCTAAATTAAACCAAATAGTCCTCACATGTCACCTGATCCCAACCTATATCGGAATGACTTAAAAATCCAGCTGCATTCCGTACTACTTGCAAATCTAGTTTAACCAATTACAACTTAATTTTTCACATCAGTCTAATACAATTCAAGTCTATGTGACCTACAAAACCAAACCGCTCAACCTAAAATTCAAGGTAGCTTCCGAACCACAGTTCCACCACAGTGTAAAAACCTTCTGTAATTATTTAAGGACAACCCGTTCTGTGTTGCTTTTAGCTCAACATTGTGTTGTgcctatacaaaataaaaaaaaggaaatatttatttattgtttaacaCACACTTTAACACACACTTGTGTTACCTAACACACAATTGTATACCCTAATAGATAACCTCAGAAGAAACTCAATACCACAATAATTTgatgtacaataaaataaaatgatgtacattttaaagaataGAGGTATAGTGTACCTTTCTTACAGTCTTGAGAATGAAAATTAGGCCTGAAAGTGTGAACGTGTTGACTGTTTTATAGGTTACACAAGCTGTTGGTGAAGGAGTGTCGCAACGTTGTTCCCGCTCAGTACTTTGCTGAATGTGTTTAAagtgaaaaacttttttttttcctttttggctTAAAAAGTTTTGTTATGCTTACTTAATTGTGAGTATTTAGTCTACACAGGGCATTATAGTGTAGTACCGCAATAAAGCCTTTGTATTTGCGTCAGAGAAAGTGTATGTGTCTTGATTTATCATTGAGCAGGTCATAGGTGACAGATGGAATCAAAACTCCAATTTTGCAAACCCAAGGAAATAAACTCGGGGAGAAAACAGGCTCAACCGGAAGAGCTAGTTCTCTGacacattaaaataatgttagttTTCAGGTCCACCCTGACTGCAGATCCACCCAAAGACAGTAAGGAATTAAATAGATTTCAGTGCTTATTGTAATTGGTGTCTTCTGGTACAGTAAATTCCcagtaataattattttaataaaaattaaaacaaatgagacaattgttcaAAAACATGAAGAGTATCAAGGTGTAAAATTAGTCAAAATCATCtatatttgggtaaatttgatgagacacgttcgagttcatattgagatcttcaataatattcacGCAGACTTGACAAATATGAGTTCAGTTTGTGAccttgtttaatttttttctgattcTCTAATGAAGACATTTATGaggtttctgttttttatttcacaaaagaAATATCTAAGGCACAGAAGACTTAAGTGTCCATATGCTTTCCATTTATTCTCATTCATGCCTAAAAGAGAAAATGGAGattttaaagagatctcatctgttatTTCTCTTCACTTATGGGTGAGTAGTGCAGAATGGATGAATTTTCTTAGTAATGTTACTGTAAACATGATCAGAACATCATCAttcaaaacacaaatgcaacaaAGACATTAACTTAAAATGAATAAAGCTTACTCGCTGAAAGCATTCAATGTCTCTTCTatcttcatatactgtatatcttcatatacatatatatatatatattggtcTTCTAGTGAGCAAGTCAAGGAATCAAAGCTCCAATGTTGCAAAAGTAAAGAAATAAACTTTTGGGGAAATCAGACTCAACCGGAAGGGCCAGTTCTCCACATTTAACTGACTGTAAGGATTTAGTTGGTTTATTAACTTAAAATTCACTCACaaccacaaaataatttaaaagacAAAACCTTGGAATTCTAATGTGAATGTCCTCATTATTTAATTTGGTAATGTTACTGTAAACATGTAACTGATCAGAACATAATATTTCAAAACAACAGTAAAAATGCAACATAGACATTATCTTAAAATTGGACATCATTCAAAAGTGGAATATCGTTACATAGGCAAACCTGACAACATGAACATTACATTTTAGTAAGTGCAAAGTTTGAGGAAAAAAACAAGGCTTGTTAGTGCGGATTAGGAAGAAGCTCTGGGAAAAAACTTTAGAGAACAGGGAGCGTCAATCCTCTTCTGGTGCATGTTGAaacaattttaatttaatattagtCATAGTATGAAGAAATAACACATGTGGAGTTGATTCAAACATATAAAAGTCCTGGTGTGTTAATACAGTACAACACTACAATACTGAGACTCATCTGTACAGCATCTCCAACAAGCACCTCAACCGATCGTCTGGTAACAGTTAagtatgctttgttttctccTAAAACATGTTATTctgttatttactgtaaaatacaaTAATGCTTGTGTATTATatgcaatattattattaaaaaatctacTTACAGTACATTTGGCTCAAAGAAACATTTGACTTGATATTTGTTATCCATACAGTTGGTTGTCCATTCATTACACTTAACATGTCAGCAAAGAGAGTTCATTGACTGAAGATGACTGAGGTTGTGGTGGGTTCTCCAGATTAATTTCTTGTGTTTGATCTACAGATGTCACAGCAGAGAGAGATGAAGGGCTCAGCTAAACCAACTCAATACATTCCTAAATGCCCACCTCAGGATCAAACTAAACCTCCATCTCAGTGCATTCCTAAATGCCCACCTCAGGATCAAACTAAACCTCCATCTCAGTGCATTCCTAAATGCCCACCTCAGGATCAAACTAAACCTCCATCTCAGTGCATTCCTAAATGCCCACCTCAGGATCAAACTAAACCTCCATCTCAGTGCATTCCTAAATGCCCACCTCAGGATCAAACTAAACCTCCATCTCAGTGCATTCCTAAATGCCCACCTCAGGATCAAACTAAACCTCCATCTCAGTGCATTCCTAAATGCCCACCTCAGGATCAAACTAAACCTCCATCTCAGTGCATTCCTAAATGCCCACCTCAGGATCAAACTAAACCTCCATCTCAGTGCATTCCTAAATGCCCACCTCAGGATCAAACTAAACACCCATCTCAAGGCCCTAAATGCTTACCTTAAGAAGATATTAAAGTAAAGAGAGTGAAACTGTAAAGGAATATATCAGAAAAAATGAGCTATCTATGTATCCTCTTTACAGCAAACCTAAACCCAAATTAATAACATATGTTAAATAcgctatattttaatatttcatatcTTTGCTTTACTGGACATGCATGTAAATGGTGGTGGGAGTTGGAGCTGTAAGTCGGCACAAACACGTGCTTGACCCGAATGATCCACTTATTGAAAATCATACGTGGAAATGTTTTACTGATTAATAAAACACTGTAACACTTATATAGCTTATAAAACTAATAAAGCTTCCTCGATGAAAACTTTCAGTGTGTCTTGATATCTATCATTGGACTTCTAGTGAGCAAGTCACAAGCAACAGTGGCAAGAAATCAAAACTCTAATGTTTCTAAAGTGGAGAAATAAACTGGAGAAATCAGGCCCAACCGGAAGGGCCACTTCTCCACATTTACTATTTATGATTTAGTCTGTTTTAGCTTAAAATTCACTCAAAACACAAGATCatttaaaagacaaaatattGACATTAGAAGGTaatatctgcattctgagcagctttgagatattgagcttcaatgtttttgcattccatataagcaaaaattataaatgggAACACGTCTCTtttatacatgtaaaatacagagatcttaaatgtaaaatatcaaaatcCTATCAAATTTGTAATGGTGAtttttggaacaggtcaaattcaaataaaattaatttctgCTTAGGCTTTCTGCTGAACTAAGGTTCGATTTcagaaaacattaaataaaatcataatattcaagcaacacaaacagtttgtgtataatttgtttttaaacttgaaattgGTGTTTACAATAACGTGTTGATGTGTCTAAAAAGGTTACATTTAATTCTATTTCACATTTTCGGACGGATTACTTTTTCTCGTCTTTTTTTGTCTGGTCTTGACTATTTGACCTTTAAGGACATTAAAATTTAGGACATTTTatgaaatttatttaaaaaaggatGAAAAGAAGAATTAAAGAGTActgatcctgattggtcctcttGTGTCTGGTGTGCATTCAAATCGCTGATAAACACAAATGGAACCTTATACAGTAGATGcaagttttgtttaaaaaagtcccaaagtttactttttatagaACTTATTTACATATACTTGATGTTTTTTCTATAAAtcgtcacagaataagaatatgtggaAAACTcgattttgacaaaaatgtcagttagaaccttataattctaagaTGACAAGAATTATattaatgcattacagtaaaCCAAGATTTCCAAATATAAAAGAATGCATTAAATCACTGTGAGATTTACAGTGATGGTGAAAGAGAAACTCGAGGAGGAGGCAAAACTGAGGGAGAGCCCGTCTTCCTCTGGTGGGtgttaaaacatgtttataatttaatattagtCATGAAATGAAACAATAGCAGGTGGATGTGATTCTAACATATTGAAGACACAGATGTGTCACAGTACAGTATGATACTGAAGACTCATCTGCACAACATCTCCAACAATTATCTCAACCCATCGTCTGGTGAGACGTGTGTGCCTCCTTTTCTCTTTGTTCTAAAACATCCAcaacaaaatataattgtttgtgtgttaaaaaagtaaaaaatcttaatttacCAAGGAAATATATGCAAAAAATGTCTATTTACTAGTAAATTGTAACACATTTAGGCTACATGAGTTTAGCAGATGATCATCATGCATCACTCAACATACCATAGTAATAGATTTTGgacaaatgttttgttgtgtAAGAAAAAATGAGAGAACGTAAAAGATCCCAATAAAGAACTGCGTTGACGATGTGTCTGAATCTGGATTTTTTGTATTCATCTCCAGATGATGGTGGAAGATCTCATCGCCAGATGCGTGTACATAATTCAGCCTTTTCTTCAAGATTtccgctctatctctctctttctctctcattctctctcattattatttaattgttttttgcGCTGTCAGTTGTGTGTAAGGCCAGCATCTCAGCGTTCAACACGAGTCTTGTCACCTCTGTGATGTGGAATCCACATAGGCCTGTCATCTGGCGCCAGTATGGTGTCTCTCAGCTTTTAAACCAGGACTCCTGTGTTGACGGGGCGGTGACTCGCAATGTTTGCAAAATGAACTGCAATGGTGAGTATGAGGGCAGATTTTACAccatgtcttaaagggatacttcaaccaaaaatgacaattgtgaAGTGTGAAGAGAAGGGATTTGGACATTTCTGCTGCTCGGGACCGGGGTTTTTACTGGTTTTTTTTCATCtcttttcaatttatttattcacttgacaagaaaaagtgaTGCTCTTTAAGTCATATCCCTCATAATACAaatacctttaaatgtatttacaaatcATTCATTTTGTTCAGATTgtgttcgaaatcaggtcacagacggtcgtttttcgatttcgaatgtagtatgctgagcccttaagTCGAGGAGTCAGAATTAGAAACTTAAGCAATAAgtcctgttttttttccattactAACTAATCTTCAAATAAttgtaacaatttattttaacttcattatattatttacacacACTACGACTTGATTCAGAAGTCAGTTTAATATCATTTGAATCCAAGttacttgtaaagccaattggAGTTAGGACAACATGAGGGTTTATGACCCATCAGTCCATTGAAGTGTATGTCCCCAAGAGAGCAATCCACAGGTGAGGCCAAGAACAAAAGTCCAATGTTACACAAGTGGAAAGAAAGAAACCAGGCTCAACCGGGAGGGCCAGTTCCTTGGTACATTACCATTTTAACCCATTTGTCCAAATAATACAAACATTCACGCAAactattattaattatataataattaattCAAATTAGACATCTCTATTCACAACTGGGAGATCATTTAACAGACAAATCCTGTCCACATGAACATTGCATTAGTAAGAAGCATTAGGTAATGCATTAAAGATTATAAGTGATGATGAGAGAGGAAGGCCCATGATCCTCATCTGCTGCGTGAATCTTATTATTAGTGTTACGAACTGATGAATGAGGATATAAGTGCAGAGTCAGGCAGGCAGCATAGGTTCACAACACCAAAATACAGTCCAAAGGTCATACACGATATCCAATATAAGCGACTGCTCAGAAATGCAGGCTGTAACACTAAACAAGACTTAGCAATGATTGAAAGAACAGACCAGGCTTATGTAGACAGAAGTGACAAGGTTAATTACATACAGGTGAGGGTGATCAACATAATGACAATAATGAGTACAGCAAagggttatgggaaatgtagtgtgcAGTGACAGTCCGAGTGATGGAGAGAGTGCCCTCTTGTGGAGCAAGTGGGCACTGCAGCTGACAGACGTTACAATTAGTCATGAAATAATAGCACAGGTGGAGGTATCTACTGTTTCTATTTATCTATTCAAAATTTTCCACAGAATTGCTGCCATTACCTCATGGTAACACTGATGGTCAACTTCATGTTTGCCGTCATTTTAAAAGCCCAACCTTCTGATGACTTCACTGGTGACTTTTGTGGTTTTCTGGTTTGTAATAGGGCCTGTGCGCATTTGAACGGCTAAATAAATCCCCAATGTTGTTTCTAACACAGTGCCTATATTGAGAGATTTATggattttgtttttgcatttcatacGTGACATACTCAGTTGGCCCGTTAGCATTGTCTCGTGTACCCACCGTATCGTCTGATCTCGTCCTCCTCCCACATCTTTATTCTTGAAGTCTTAAAGGTGTCGCGTAACTTTTCAAAGTCACCTGATCCTCCAGGAGACAATGGCGTTGCTTTAGATGTGCTTTCACGGTCTGTTCTGAGTGATGCTGGACACCTCAGAGTCATTGTATCTATTTATAAAACTTAATTAACAATGGCGTGTGACCTAGTTCTGCAAAAACCCAATCATAAAATCACTCACACAAAAGCTTTTTCCACAGTCTACTACATTCGTAATGCAAGTGGTGGCCGCTCTCTGGGGAACAGATGGGTCTATATGTACACAGACACCGGCACATCCCTCTAACAGCAAAGCATCGACACAGAGAAACGCATACAGCAGAGATCACGAGAATCGGTCCAGAAGTGAAGATGTTGGCAGTTGTGGGGGTTTTATTCTTCGTGGCGGGTGTGAGCGACAGTTTGGTTCTGAATAAATGTCAACTAAAGCAACAACTTGAGGCCGCTGCCTTTACTTTACCCCAGGGGGTGCTGAACGAAACCACCGAAGACCTCCTGGCAAAAAGTGAGTCTGTATCTCCAATATGCACTAAACCGTTTAGATTAATATCAATATCGGAGACTAGTTTTCAGACAAGCAAccttcaaaaaaatgatttttgctgcttgtcTAATTTACTTAACTAACTTACGTTAAATCAACACAACTTTTGGAAAACCGggtcacaacatgattttttatgttgAGTCATATAACGGACTCCATTCATGTTGGGACAACATAAAGGagttgtgttaacataaaatTGTTACAATGAGGCAGAGGACTATTTCCCAGCGTGCTTTGCGTATGACTGCATATTGAGTGATTTTCTTAAattagtgttattttatgcatttttttagtaaaaagaaacacTAGTGTTTAATGTTTTGAAGAGTTTTGTGGCTACCATTATTCAGAAAAGCGCTGCCTTTGGTTAGGTAGTGGGCGGTTAAGTTGTAAACTTTACACTTCGGGTGAGTTCTCTTAATCCAATACCTTCTTATTGAAGACAAATGAAAGTTTTGTCtgattattaataaaatgtatcaaattTAAAAACGTTCTTGGATACTTTCAATGAAAGAACTAATTGAGAAAGTTTGATATTTTTGTATtggtttaatgtaaaatatacattttagcattattgAACTTCATCAAGttaatgatttaaaacaaaaacaagactcttAAACTGATTCAACTAAACAACATTGCATTAACTTAATGTACTGTAAGTACCTCAAGTTTACTGAAATAGATAATGTTGCTGAAATTCAACGTAATCCAGTTATGTGGAACCCGTTGACATAAAAAAGTTCATTTTGGTTGAATGTTAAATGGTGCCCTTTGTTGGATTTAATCTAAGGTAAACTAAGTGAAACTATCTTTACAGTTGTGTGTCACACCCAGCTGACCTCCGGCTTCAATACCAGCACCGTTAAGCAGATCACAAATCCAAACAATTGCAGCAATTCGGATGAAAGCGATCGGGGGAATCGCATGGTCAGGTCTGCAAGGAGCGGTAAAGGTAGACCTCCTCCCCCCAGCCAGGTCGAACCATCATCTTCTGAAGAAGATTCAGACAGCGGTGAGAAGCATGAGAATGGTGGCATGAAACTATGGACCCTGTACGGCCTGTTTCAGCTCAGTGACAGTGTGGCGTGCACCTCGACTCGCGGTCGCTCCCTGAACCTTTGTGGCCTGAGCTGCAGCAGTGAGtttaatacacaaacacacttcactGTCCGCTATTAGAGAGATGCATTCATGCGTTTTAATTGAATGtgattttgtctgtttttttaagAGCTTATTGATGATGACATCAGCGATGACCTGGCCTGCACTCAGCtcctaataaataaaatgtgagtAGAACTATATTAGACACTATTCACCCGagttatgaaaataaatgtcttttataaatgtctgtttgttaaataataacacatttttgtgttatgGAGTCATTTTGTGTGTCCTTAACTAGACAGAGACGTGTTCAGATTAGaacagattgtgttgtttttaacttttttttctcattttcattattCTCAATGGTGATTCACATTACTATGTAATGCAATCGTTGGTGTAAGTTGTTTCCTCAtatttctttcttattttgATTTTAACAGAACTGCAGTCAACCCGGATCGCAAAGTTGCTGACCTCATCAACAAAATGTAAGTTATGATTATACATTGTAGAAACAAAAAACGTTATATATTGATGCGTAATCACATTTCCGTTATGAAGCAATGTCTTCAAAGCTGCTATAGTGTGAACCATGACGTCATTGCCACACCTAAAAAAAGATTTCTTAAAAAGTTCACAGGTTTTTACATGTGTTACTTTGATTTGACAGGATCTCGCTGATCTACCAGGCAGAATGTGTCAACGTGGTGGCGTCTTCATATTTCTCAGACTGTTAGAATGAATCAGTCATACTTTcctttacttttacatttatagtCACTTATATTGTTGTAATATTGTGAAGTTTATTCCAATACATCTCCAGACCCACACTAAATGAATAGATCATTAAAACTATTTGAATGCAGTGCTTTGCACATGAATGTTATTGAAGCGTGTGTGTCTCCTTACTAATGTTGCAAGTTTGTCATTGCATACTGTTTGGCATGCTAGTCTCAGAAAAACTAGATGTGTAAACACTGTAAGCGACATAGCCATGTATGATCAATGTCATGCGCTAGggttacagatttggaacaactcgaaggtgggtaaatgatgacagaattttcatttttgggtgaagtatcactttatgTATAGTTCAGTAGGTCTCATTATCCTAATTTAGGAAAGATTTAAAATCATCACATAAACACTAAAAACAAGCATTATTACAGTTTAGAAAACCGAGCCCTTGTGACGTAGCGTCTTGTGACAGCTTGCCCCGGTCTCCTCCATATGGCATGAATGAAGTCTCCTCACGCGCATCACATTCCTCTCTGCGTAGTGCTGGGATTCCTCTCCTTGTGGCAATGATAAAATCATCTGTACTCTTCCATCAGACGTATTCACCGCTCGACTTGATCTCAGGACACAGTTTGGCTTCAAGGTCTTCAGACCTTATGGACTCCACGTCTTTGCCGCTAGTAAGGCTAGCGGCGCGGGTGATCTTTGTCAGCGTTTCCTCGTAGGGTGGCGGGAGGTAAACCATGAGGAAGACCCCGTCCGACACGTCTGAGCTGGTGCTGTTTAATCGTTCCGCGTTCCCCGTGAGGGACGAGAGGATCTCGGCATTGCGCTCCGGGTCCTGCAGGTCCAGAGCGATGATGTGGGTGAGTCCGAGCTTGCTCCCTTTGAATCTCCGATAAAAAAAGACCAACGCGACTCCGCAAACGATGAAAGTGGCGAGCGGGAGAACGACGTACAGTATAATCTCCGTTTTCACATCGTTTTCTGTCGAAAGCTCGTTCCAGTGGTAACCCTATGGACGCAAAAGAAATGTATGGCCACTTGAGCATTTTACCATCGAATAAACACATCTATCATACAAATCCTTTGAAGAATATAAAATGTAGCAAGAACTTTTCAATTTCCAAAGAATCATACCCAACCCAAGACCCTTTAAAATACGTCTTGGGGAGTAAAAGTTAAATCCAGCAGGTCTACACCCAGCTGCCTACTGAAGTAAGTGTTTAGCCCTCTTTAAAACGTTTTGA
This sequence is a window from Triplophysa rosa linkage group LG4, Trosa_1v2, whole genome shotgun sequence. Protein-coding genes within it:
- the LOC130553356 gene encoding uncharacterized protein LOC130553356 codes for the protein MGLYVHRHRHIPLTAKHRHRETHTAEITRIGPEVKMLAVVGVLFFVAGVSDSLVLNKCQLKQQLEAAAFTLPQGVLNETTEDLLAKIVCHTQLTSGFNTSTVKQITNPNNCSNSDESDRGNRMVRSARSGKGRPPPPSQVEPSSSEEDSDSGEKHENGGMKLWTLYGLFQLSDSVACTSTRGRSLNLCGLSCSKLIDDDISDDLACTQLLINKITAVNPDRKVADLINKMISLIYQAECVNVVASSYFSDC